A single region of the Streptomyces sp. AM 4-1-1 genome encodes:
- a CDS encoding NAD(P)/FAD-dependent oxidoreductase, with protein MVTASDSRKTPPGPPTGSRILVVGGGYVGMYTALRLQRKLKQRLRSGDTEIVVVTPEPYMTYQPFLPEAAAGSISPRHVVVPLRRVLSHCTIVIGEARSVDHAKRTASVVTLATDEEGTGSREIAYDELVIAPGSVSRTLPVPGLAEHGIGFKTIEEAIGLRNHVIEQMDIASATRDPAIRDAALTFVFVGGGYAGVEALAELEDMARYTSRYYHNIRADDLKWVLVEATARILPEVGEAMGEYAIRELRGRNIDVRLDTRLESCEDRTAVLSDGARFPTRTVVWTAGVKPAPLLAATDLPLTERGRLRCTPHLAVQGVDHAWAAGDAAAVPDLTAAEDRGGAQGGGRSEGRGMGRTGAVGDTPPTTAPNAQHAVRQAKLLADNIVASLSGEPLKEYRHAYVGSVASLGLHKGVAHVYGRKIKGYPAWLMHRAYHLSRVPTFNRKARVLAEWTLAGLFKREIVSLGSLEHPRAEFQLAAGSKPPISGPPNGKRPISNRPISKHPNGNHPKDKAPNGKHPTDRGPDTAHPDRGRRPDTDRPDTDRGPGTDRPVTGGPANGLPGSGFQDDRPYGLPDDRSPEPPKGRRPEDRRPEDTEGN; from the coding sequence GTGGTGACGGCTTCAGATTCCCGGAAGACACCTCCCGGCCCCCCGACCGGTTCGCGCATTCTCGTCGTCGGAGGCGGCTACGTAGGGATGTACACGGCGCTGCGCCTCCAGCGGAAGCTGAAGCAGAGACTGAGGAGCGGCGACACCGAGATCGTTGTCGTCACCCCGGAGCCGTACATGACCTATCAGCCGTTCCTGCCGGAGGCCGCGGCCGGTTCGATCTCACCGCGACATGTGGTCGTGCCGCTGCGCCGGGTCCTGTCGCACTGCACGATCGTCATCGGCGAGGCGCGGAGCGTCGATCACGCGAAGCGGACCGCGTCGGTCGTCACCCTCGCCACGGACGAGGAAGGCACCGGCTCCCGGGAGATCGCGTACGACGAACTCGTCATCGCGCCCGGCTCGGTGTCGCGCACCCTCCCGGTCCCCGGCCTCGCCGAACACGGCATCGGCTTCAAGACCATCGAGGAGGCCATCGGCCTGCGCAACCATGTCATCGAGCAGATGGACATCGCCTCGGCCACCCGCGACCCGGCCATCCGCGACGCCGCCCTGACCTTCGTGTTCGTCGGCGGCGGCTACGCCGGGGTGGAAGCACTCGCCGAACTGGAGGACATGGCCCGCTACACCTCCCGCTACTACCACAACATCAGGGCCGACGACCTGAAGTGGGTCCTCGTCGAGGCCACGGCCCGCATCCTCCCCGAGGTCGGCGAAGCGATGGGCGAATACGCCATCCGTGAGCTGCGGGGCCGCAACATCGACGTACGACTCGACACCCGACTGGAATCCTGCGAGGACCGGACCGCCGTGCTGAGCGACGGTGCCCGCTTCCCGACCCGCACCGTCGTATGGACCGCGGGCGTGAAACCGGCGCCGCTCCTCGCCGCCACCGATCTGCCGCTCACCGAACGCGGACGGCTCAGGTGCACGCCCCACCTCGCCGTCCAGGGCGTCGACCACGCCTGGGCGGCCGGGGACGCCGCCGCCGTCCCCGACCTCACGGCAGCGGAGGACCGGGGCGGGGCTCAGGGCGGGGGCCGGAGTGAGGGGCGAGGCATGGGCCGGACCGGTGCCGTCGGAGACACGCCTCCCACCACCGCCCCCAACGCACAGCACGCGGTGCGCCAGGCCAAGCTGCTCGCCGACAACATCGTCGCGTCGCTGAGCGGCGAACCGCTCAAGGAGTACCGGCACGCTTACGTGGGGTCGGTCGCGTCCCTGGGGCTGCACAAGGGCGTCGCCCATGTGTACGGCCGCAAGATCAAGGGCTACCCGGCCTGGCTGATGCACCGCGCCTACCACCTCAGTCGCGTCCCCACGTTCAACCGGAAGGCCCGCGTCCTGGCCGAATGGACGCTGGCCGGGCTCTTCAAACGCGAGATCGTGTCCCTCGGTTCGCTGGAGCACCCGCGTGCGGAGTTCCAACTCGCCGCCGGAAGCAAGCCCCCGATCAGCGGGCCCCCGAACGGCAAACGCCCGATCAGCAATCGCCCGATCAGCAAGCATCCGAACGGCAACCATCCGAAGGACAAGGCCCCGAACGGCAAGCACCCCACCGACCGGGGGCCCGACACCGCTCACCCCGACAGGGGACGCCGCCCCGACACCGACCGCCCCGACACCGACCGGGGGCCCGGCACCGACCGCCCGGTCACCGGAGGCCCCGCCAACGGACTCCCCGGCAGCGGGTTCCAGGACGACCGGCCGTACGGTCTCCCCGACGACCGGTCCCCCGAACCCCCGAAGGGCCGGCGCCCGGAGGACCGCCGCCCCGAGGACACAGAGGGGAACTGA
- a CDS encoding helix-turn-helix domain-containing protein encodes MRIQDSHWQDALASDSGNGRLATVGGTGVDGPSAAGVATTARALSAASLTGEGGRGGRSAPLRVDAQRNLEHVLRAAREVFGELGYGAPMEDVARRAKVGVGTVYRRFPSKDVLVRRIAEEETSRLTEQARTALGQEKEPWSALSHFLRASVVSGAGRLLPPQVLRVGVDDEASAPGRRPGPGSASASASAVLAGSGVSVGVDADVDGIGTGSRAAFGAGTGSGTGAESGPVTGSGPIEVLEGVRVPQQRQGTGQPDLRGGTPRSIPEAEGAEGTAAGLGGDDTGGAAELLEVVGLLVDRARGAGELRGDVTVADVLLVIATAAPALPDAAQQAAASARLLEILLEGLRPHAA; translated from the coding sequence ATGCGTATTCAGGATTCTCATTGGCAGGACGCTCTCGCGTCCGACAGCGGCAACGGCCGACTGGCAACGGTCGGCGGCACGGGAGTTGACGGCCCGTCGGCGGCGGGGGTGGCAACGACGGCCAGGGCGTTGAGCGCTGCCTCGCTGACCGGCGAGGGAGGGCGGGGCGGGCGTTCGGCTCCGCTCCGGGTCGATGCCCAGCGCAATCTGGAGCACGTGCTGCGGGCGGCGCGCGAGGTGTTCGGTGAGCTGGGGTACGGGGCCCCGATGGAAGACGTGGCGCGTCGCGCCAAGGTCGGAGTCGGCACGGTCTACCGGCGGTTCCCGAGCAAGGACGTGTTGGTGCGGCGAATAGCCGAGGAGGAGACCTCCCGGCTGACGGAACAGGCGCGGACGGCTCTGGGGCAGGAGAAGGAGCCCTGGTCGGCACTCTCGCACTTCCTGCGCGCGTCGGTGGTGTCGGGGGCGGGACGGCTCCTGCCGCCGCAGGTGCTGCGGGTCGGGGTCGACGACGAGGCATCCGCGCCGGGGCGGCGGCCGGGACCGGGGTCGGCATCCGCCTCCGCGTCGGCGGTGCTTGCCGGTTCGGGCGTGAGCGTGGGCGTGGATGCGGATGTGGACGGGATCGGTACGGGATCGCGAGCGGCGTTCGGGGCGGGGACGGGTTCCGGCACGGGGGCGGAATCCGGTCCGGTGACGGGCTCGGGACCGATCGAGGTGCTGGAGGGGGTGCGGGTGCCCCAGCAACGGCAGGGGACGGGGCAGCCGGACCTCCGGGGCGGCACGCCGCGTTCGATCCCGGAGGCCGAGGGCGCCGAGGGAACGGCGGCCGGGCTCGGGGGCGACGACACGGGTGGCGCCGCCGAGCTTCTGGAGGTCGTGGGCCTACTGGTGGATCGGGCACGCGGCGCCGGTGAGCTGCGGGGCGATGTGACGGTGGCGGACGTGCTGTTGGTGATAGCCACGGCGGCGCCCGCGCTCCCGGACGCCGCTCAGCAGGCCGCCGCCTCGGCCCGGCTGCTCGAAATCCTGCTGGAAGGTCTGCGCCCCCACGCCGCGTGA
- a CDS encoding sigma-70 family RNA polymerase sigma factor translates to MQRERGSGAFRSSARDETVASGEAGLSDAQLIQGMRGGDDRAYEELFRRHSDAVRRYARNCCRDAHTADDLTAEVFARTLQAVRGGKGPEEAVRAYLMTAVRHVAAAWTKTAKREQLVDDFAVFAAQASRADSFDASGMATLDLGADVMAMHEAERSLAVRAFRSLPERWQAVLWHTTVEEESPSQVAPLFGLTANATAVLASRAREGLKQAYLQAHVSQALTSGGDCAHYADRLGAHARGGLRTRAERGLRKHLDECAKCRIAAGELAHVNAGIPALLPVAVIGWFAAGYAAKVAAVATGGAAGAAGAGAAAAATTGGGSAGGTAGGAVAEGLGMPVKAGLAATVAVAASAGLVWALVGNSPSDPPPKVVAEPSVAAPVAPAPAPERAPRPPAPTPTPATPPRSAPTPVPKPEAPAPKPATPSPPAAPTPTPSPSPAAPSPTPTPVPSSTPSPTPDPSPTPTPPVEPTVYQVNELRYSHLGDHSGPEVVGGESGWVWQRAGLSIAGTRYAHGVTVHSHSSVTIQLNRECARYDAMVGVDDLTAGSASVRFSVFGADGTRLWRSRAMRSGDPAVPVGVVVDGQRSIRLVVERQAHHGGAALADWANSRISCR, encoded by the coding sequence ATGCAGCGCGAGAGGGGCAGCGGCGCGTTTCGTTCCTCCGCACGCGACGAGACCGTCGCGTCCGGGGAAGCGGGCCTGTCCGACGCCCAGTTGATCCAGGGGATGCGGGGCGGGGACGACCGGGCGTACGAGGAGTTGTTCCGGCGCCACAGCGACGCGGTGCGCCGGTACGCGCGCAACTGTTGCCGGGACGCGCACACGGCCGACGACCTGACGGCGGAGGTGTTCGCCCGCACACTGCAGGCGGTACGCGGAGGGAAGGGGCCGGAGGAGGCCGTACGGGCCTACCTGATGACGGCGGTCCGGCATGTGGCCGCCGCTTGGACGAAGACCGCCAAGCGCGAGCAACTGGTCGATGACTTCGCCGTGTTCGCGGCGCAGGCGTCCCGGGCGGATTCGTTCGACGCGTCGGGCATGGCGACGCTCGACCTCGGCGCCGACGTGATGGCGATGCACGAGGCGGAACGGTCGCTGGCCGTGCGGGCCTTCCGGAGTCTTCCCGAGCGCTGGCAGGCGGTGCTGTGGCACACCACCGTCGAGGAGGAGTCGCCCAGCCAGGTCGCGCCGTTGTTCGGACTCACCGCCAACGCCACGGCGGTGCTGGCGAGTCGGGCCAGGGAGGGGCTCAAGCAGGCCTACCTCCAGGCCCATGTGAGCCAGGCGCTCACCTCCGGCGGTGACTGCGCGCATTACGCGGACCGGCTCGGAGCGCACGCCAGGGGCGGCTTGCGGACGCGGGCCGAGCGAGGGCTGCGCAAGCACCTGGACGAGTGCGCGAAGTGCCGGATCGCGGCGGGCGAGCTGGCCCATGTCAACGCGGGCATTCCGGCGCTGCTCCCGGTCGCGGTCATCGGCTGGTTCGCCGCCGGATACGCGGCCAAGGTCGCCGCTGTCGCGACGGGTGGCGCGGCCGGAGCGGCGGGCGCGGGCGCAGCGGCGGCGGCAACAACCGGCGGTGGTTCGGCCGGCGGAACGGCGGGGGGCGCCGTGGCGGAGGGCCTCGGCATGCCGGTGAAGGCCGGGCTCGCGGCGACGGTCGCCGTGGCGGCGTCGGCCGGGCTGGTGTGGGCGCTGGTGGGCAACAGCCCGTCGGACCCGCCGCCGAAGGTCGTCGCCGAACCGTCTGTGGCCGCTCCCGTGGCCCCGGCGCCCGCGCCGGAACGGGCACCGAGGCCCCCCGCGCCGACCCCGACCCCGGCGACGCCCCCCAGGAGCGCCCCCACGCCGGTACCGAAACCGGAGGCGCCCGCACCGAAACCCGCCACCCCCAGCCCCCCGGCCGCTCCCACGCCCACGCCGTCCCCCTCCCCCGCCGCACCGAGCCCGACGCCCACCCCCGTTCCGTCATCCACGCCGAGCCCGACGCCCGACCCGTCCCCGACGCCGACCCCACCCGTGGAGCCGACCGTCTACCAGGTCAACGAGCTGCGCTACTCCCACCTCGGTGACCACAGCGGGCCGGAGGTGGTGGGTGGCGAGAGCGGATGGGTCTGGCAACGTGCCGGTCTGTCGATCGCCGGTACGCGGTACGCGCACGGGGTGACGGTGCACAGCCACTCCTCGGTCACCATCCAGCTGAACCGGGAGTGCGCCCGTTACGACGCGATGGTCGGCGTGGACGATCTGACGGCGGGGTCAGCCTCGGTCCGCTTCTCCGTGTTCGGCGCCGACGGCACACGACTGTGGCGCTCCCGGGCGATGCGGAGTGGCGATCCGGCCGTACCGGTGGGCGTCGTTGTCGACGGACAGCGAAGCATCCGGCTCGTGGTCGAGCGGCAGGCCCACCACGGCGGGGCGGCACTGGCCGACTGGGCGAACTCACGGATCAGCTGCCGCTGA
- a CDS encoding asparagine synthase-related protein, which yields MRWLVGWSSIAASFGTVGAVASGGMGGVGGSVGLGGSESGFGDEGRTVHPVGSQLLWGDPDPLWAVGDWRPDEIRIVSVESPDSAPTTRLAVLGCCGATDEQLRLGLLSARGGALRHLTAWSGSYTAVVQIGRRITVVGDLAGARPVFYTPWSVGTAYATAALPLADLIEAQLDIGHLAALLACPETPEALRDGTPYVGVKRIPPGHALILREGSREITGYEPVASLAVAAPQLDPVSAVDGVRDALVEAVRARLMAPRHAPGTLPPDPGPVPGMGPAERRAARGAPVPGIGADLSGGSASATLALLASGLPGLPGLPGTLLGNGAGAGERLLAVTFNDLTGRGHEDELERARAIAANPRLHHVVVAAGEEALPYADLGHGPLTDEPAPSLVVAERHRRRLAAGSADHFVGHGARQVLDAHPARLADLLLDRRRRHLLRPVAALAKAEGAAVRTLLVPPAVYRAARRLARTSYRSGLEAAADRLPDANRYVPDLTTPAAASIAALTWSRPGPAARWLTGEALAEVSVRLQEAAIRPTSVQRPGEARARAALARLAADHRILEQAAENRSQRVHAPFLDNQVVRAARALPESLRVQPGARAAILRTVLAGTGIHELPAGWGSPSPAASDAATRAGLSNSLPELMALFDAPLLADAGLIEARVVRKALRAASEGEPLPLDGIADLVSTELWLRRLITRHGTCWTGTAAPRQRAVAGGVAVSRRTLQS from the coding sequence ATGCGGTGGTTGGTGGGGTGGAGCAGTATCGCCGCGAGCTTCGGCACGGTCGGTGCGGTGGCTTCGGGCGGTATGGGTGGTGTGGGCGGTTCGGTGGGCCTGGGGGGCTCGGAGAGCGGTTTCGGTGACGAGGGGCGCACGGTGCACCCCGTGGGTTCGCAACTCCTGTGGGGCGACCCCGATCCGCTGTGGGCGGTCGGCGACTGGCGTCCCGACGAGATCCGTATCGTCAGCGTCGAATCCCCCGACAGCGCACCCACCACCAGGCTCGCCGTGCTCGGCTGCTGCGGAGCCACCGACGAACAACTGCGCCTGGGCCTGCTCTCCGCGCGCGGCGGTGCCCTGCGGCATCTCACCGCCTGGTCCGGCAGTTACACGGCGGTCGTCCAGATAGGCCGGCGGATCACCGTGGTCGGGGACCTGGCCGGAGCCCGGCCCGTCTTCTACACACCGTGGTCCGTCGGCACCGCCTACGCCACCGCCGCCCTCCCCCTCGCCGATCTCATCGAGGCGCAGCTCGACATCGGCCACCTCGCCGCACTGCTCGCCTGCCCCGAGACCCCGGAGGCGTTGCGCGACGGCACCCCGTACGTGGGGGTGAAGCGGATTCCGCCCGGACACGCGCTCATCCTCCGCGAGGGCTCGCGCGAGATCACCGGTTACGAGCCGGTGGCGTCCCTCGCCGTCGCAGCGCCCCAACTCGACCCGGTGAGCGCCGTGGACGGCGTGCGCGACGCGCTCGTCGAGGCCGTACGCGCCCGGCTGATGGCCCCGCGCCACGCCCCCGGCACCCTGCCGCCCGACCCCGGCCCCGTCCCCGGCATGGGGCCGGCCGAACGCCGCGCCGCCCGTGGCGCACCCGTCCCCGGCATCGGCGCCGACCTCTCCGGAGGCAGCGCCTCCGCCACTCTCGCCCTGCTCGCCTCCGGACTGCCCGGCCTCCCGGGACTGCCGGGCACCCTCCTCGGCAACGGCGCGGGCGCCGGGGAACGCCTGCTCGCCGTCACCTTCAACGACCTCACCGGACGCGGTCACGAGGACGAACTCGAACGCGCCCGCGCCATCGCCGCCAACCCGCGTCTGCACCATGTCGTCGTCGCGGCGGGCGAAGAGGCCCTGCCCTACGCCGATCTCGGCCACGGACCGCTCACCGACGAACCGGCCCCCTCCCTCGTCGTCGCCGAGCGCCACCGCCGCCGCCTCGCCGCGGGCAGCGCCGACCACTTCGTCGGCCACGGCGCCCGGCAGGTGCTCGACGCGCACCCCGCACGCCTCGCCGATCTGCTGCTGGACCGGCGCAGACGTCACCTGCTGCGACCGGTGGCCGCCCTGGCCAAGGCGGAGGGCGCGGCGGTCCGCACACTGCTCGTGCCGCCGGCCGTCTACCGTGCCGCTCGACGCCTCGCCCGTACGTCGTACCGCTCGGGCCTCGAAGCGGCGGCCGACCGGCTCCCGGACGCCAACCGGTACGTCCCCGACCTCACCACCCCCGCCGCCGCGTCGATCGCCGCGCTCACCTGGTCGCGGCCGGGACCGGCGGCACGCTGGCTGACCGGGGAAGCGCTCGCCGAGGTGTCGGTTCGTCTCCAGGAGGCGGCGATCCGCCCCACCTCGGTGCAGCGGCCGGGCGAGGCCCGCGCCCGCGCGGCGCTCGCCCGGCTCGCCGCCGACCACCGCATCCTGGAGCAGGCCGCCGAGAACCGCAGCCAGCGCGTGCACGCGCCCTTCCTCGACAACCAGGTCGTACGTGCCGCCCGCGCGCTCCCCGAATCGCTCCGGGTGCAACCGGGTGCGCGGGCCGCGATCCTGCGTACGGTCCTCGCGGGCACCGGCATCCACGAACTGCCCGCCGGCTGGGGGAGCCCGTCGCCGGCCGCGTCCGACGCCGCCACCCGGGCCGGGCTCAGCAACTCGCTGCCCGAGCTGATGGCGCTCTTCGACGCACCGCTCCTCGCCGACGCGGGCCTGATCGAGGCCCGCGTCGTACGGAAGGCGCTCCGCGCCGCGTCGGAGGGCGAACCGCTCCCCCTGGACGGCATCGCCGACCTGGTGTCCACGGAACTCTGGCTGCGCCGCCTCATCACCCGCCACGGCACCTGCTGGACGGGCACGGCCGCCCCGCGCCAACGTGCGGTCGCGGGAGGCGTGGCGGTCTCCCGCCGCACCCTCCAGTCCTGA